The genomic DNA CGAACTGCGGACATTCTAGCTGCTAAATCTCTCGAAACCTTTCAATGTTTTCTCTGCTTTGGTTAAGGCAAAGTCCTCAAAGTCAGTGTACCCGCATTTGGGTAGggtatttttattatttcttgtACCTATTAATATTCTAcaacctttttttgttgtgtattttattgatttgcgttttttgtttcgttgccattgaaactttttgttgtgtcttttgtttggtttttgattctgctctcgtttatttttggatTACTCTTCGCCCTGTGCCACGcccaatttcttttgttttgatttttggcttCCGACTTCATTGTTGATTTTGACttgcttttgtggcttaaGGGGCACGATCCCGAGTGGGTGGGGTGTAAGGCGGGTAATCAGTGTAATTGTGCAGAATGTTGCATggtaaataatgaaataaagttttgcataaagtttttttaatgaaaatgccaTGGAAGAATTTTCGTTAGTGGAATAAAGTTTTGTGTGgaattatttatagaaaattgagCCGATTTGGCATTTAAAGTGAGTGAAATTTTGGATTCTTTTCTATAAAGATAAGACTTGAAATACGCTTAATAATCTGCACTGTTAGTTAAGATATTCCCATATTTGTATTGCCAGAAATCAGCAACAAGAGAGTTATAACTGAAGACTTTTCCTTGGCCTTGCCTGTGCAGTATTCGCTTTAAGCTAATTATGAGCATTACAAATCCATCAAATGAAGGGATAATAGGGCATCAACTGTCAGCCCGTATTGCAAGGGAAACTTCCCTTCCAGCGACACCTGCAACTGGCTGAATGCCACACGTGGCaagttgtcgtcgtcgtcgtcatcgtcatcgttggTTTCTTTTTATGGCTGACGCGTCAGTATTCCGATTCCCTTCCAATATCGATACGGGGGTGGTTGGGGGTGTTGGCTGAGCATTTTTGCCCCAATGAGTCATTGCGTCTGGCATGAAGGCAAAAATGACAGCGAAAAAGCCGCACGATTGTGACCTTTGCCTCCAGTCCTGGCTGGCGGAATTTGTGGGGAGTGCGAGCCCCAGCCCTTagccaaatgcaaaaggccaaaaagaaaagttctTTCGCTTCAAGGCGAACCAAAGACAAAGGGAAGCAAGAGCAATTACTTTGCAGGCAAGTCGGAACTTTGGAACTTTGGAACTTTGAGGCGGAGTCCCGCCCGCGACGGTTGACTTCTCCCCCGtgtggcaaagaaaatgcGCAACAATATATGGATTACACACATAACAAGGCAACTTATGGACTTATAGACGAGCCAAATGCCTGCCGTGACTTATTCGCGTTTCTGCAGCAAGCGCGGCAGGTGCTCACCGCGAGAGTCCTGCGAGTTCTGTCCTCCATTGCTAACAAGCAAAGTTTTCCGCGgcgcattttaattttccgCTATTAGTGTGCAGCTATGTCTGTGTCCGACGAGGACTCATCATCCGTGGGCAGCCCCTTCAAGCCGGCCACCCCCACGCCCAGCGGCGGCCAGGAGCGCACCAAAGGCGGACGCCCCGGACCCGAGAACCTGCGACACCAGCACAGCTTCGAGGCGCGCTACAGCAGCATCATCCAGAGGCAGATCTGGGAGACGAGCATCAACAAGGATGTGCTGGAGCGGCAGCTGAACGCCTATCTGCCCTTCTCCCGCAGCGCGTCCCTCACCAAGGACGGCTCCGGCGGCTTCGATCAACTGCGGCCCGGTGACTCAACGAAGGCCGCCCGTTCGCTGAGCACCACGCCCACTCGACGAGCAGGTGCCTGCCTGGAGAAACTGGAGGCTGTGGACGTCACCAACCAGCAGGCGATGCCATGATGCGAAAGTTCTGTTTGGCAACGAGCAGCCTGCTTCAACAAATATACGACTAAAGTGTATCTCTAAGCTATTTTCAATAAGTATTACTAACATTTAAGGCTACATTTAAGGAACAAGTCCTGCATCTACCCTTTGGTAACTCTACTTgatctcac from Drosophila subobscura isolate 14011-0131.10 chromosome E, UCBerk_Dsub_1.0, whole genome shotgun sequence includes the following:
- the LOC117890833 gene encoding uncharacterized protein LOC117890833, with protein sequence MSVSDEDSSSVGSPFKPATPTPSGGQERTKGGRPGPENLRHQHSFEARYSSIIQRQIWETSINKDVLERQLNAYLPFSRSASLTKDGSGGFDQLRPGDSTKAARSLSTTPTRRAGACLEKLEAVDVTNQQAMP